From the Lolium rigidum isolate FL_2022 chromosome 2, APGP_CSIRO_Lrig_0.1, whole genome shotgun sequence genome, one window contains:
- the LOC124691858 gene encoding putative multidrug resistance protein — protein sequence MGGATADAKKDGPAKAAVGSSFRSVFMHADAVDVVLMALGLVGAVGDGLSMPVMLFITSRIFNDLGGSAADLLQEFSSKINENARNLVFLALGCWIMAFLEGYCWARTAERQASRMRARYLAAVLRQDVEYFDLKVGSTAEVIASVSNDSLVVQDVLSEKVPNFVMNTAMFLGAYAVGFALLWRLTLVSLPSILLLIIPGFTYGRILIGLARRIREQYSRPGAIAEQAVSSVRTVYSFAAERDTLARFSAALEESARLGIKQGLAKGVAIGSNGITFAIWAFNVWYGSRLVMYHGYKGGTVFAVSAAIVVGGLALGSGLSNLKYFSEASAAGERVLEVIRRVPKIDSASDAGEELANVAGDVEFKNVEFCYPSRPESPIFTSFSLRVPAGRTAALVGSSGSGKSTVVALLERFYDPSAGEVALDGVDIRRLRLKWLRAQMGLVSQEPALFATSIMENILFGKEDATPEEVTAAAKAANAHNFISQLPQGYDTQVGERGVQMSGGQKQRIAIARAILKSPKILLLDEATSALDTESERVVQEALDLASVGRTTIVVAHRLSTIRNADMIAVMQYGEVKELGSHDELIADENGLYSSLVRLQQTRESKEADQVSGTGSTSAVGQSSSHSMSRRFSAVSRSSSARSLGDAGDVGNSEEPKLPLPSFRRLLMLNAPEWRQALMGSLSAIVFGGIQPAYAYALGSMISVYFLTDHDEIRDKTRAYALIFVALAVLSFLINIGQHYNFGIMGEYLTKRVREQMLKKILTFEIGWFDRDENSSGAICSQLAKEANVVRSLVGDRMALVIQTVSAVLIACTMGLVIAWRLALVMIAVQPLIIVCFYARRVLLKSMSKKSIQAQSESSKLASEAVSNLRTITAFSSQGRILGLFNQAQNGPRKESIRQSWIAGLGLGTSMSLMVCTWALDFWFGGRLIAEHHITAKALFQTFFILVSTGRVIADAGAMTTDLAKGADAIASVFAVLDRVTEIDPDSPEGHKPEKIKGEVEIRGVDFAYPSRPDVIIFKGFSLSIQPGKSTALVGQSGSGKSTIIGLIERFYDPLRGMVKIDGRDIKTYNLRALRQHIGLVSQEPTLFAGTIKENIVYGTEAASEAEIENAARSANAHDFISNLKDGYDTSCGERGVQLSGGQKQRIAIARAILKNPAILLLDEATSALDSQSEKVVQEALERVMVGRTSVVVAHRLSTIQNCDLITVLDRGIVVEKGTHSSLMSKGLSGTYYSLVSMQQGGNQN from the exons ATGGGTGGCGCAACGGCAGACGCCAAGAAGGATGGCCCGGCGAAGGCGGCGGTCGGGTCGTCCTTCAGGTCGGTGTTCATGCACGCGGACGCGGTGGACGTGGTGCTGATGGCGCTGGGCCTGGTGGGCGCCGTCGGCGACGGCCTGTCGATGCCTGTGATGCTTTTCATCACCAGCCGCATCTTCAATGACCTCGGCGGCAGCGCGGCCGACCTCCTCCAGGAGTTCAGCTCCAAGATCAACGAG AACGCGAGGAACCTCGTCTTCTTGGCGCTGGGCTGCTGGATCATGGCGTTCCTAG AGGGGTACTGCTGGGCGCGGACGGCGGAGCGGCAGGCGTCGCGGATGCGCGCGCGGTACCTGGCGGCGGTGCTCCGGCAGGACGTGGAGTACTTCGACCTCAAGGTCGGCTCCACCGCCGAGGTGATCGCCAGCGTCTCCAACGACAGCCTCGTCGTCCAGGACGTGCTGAGCGAGAAGGTCCCCAACTTCGTGATGAACACCGCCATGTTCCTGGGCGCCTACGCCGTCGGCTTCGCGCTCCTCTGGCGCCTCACGCTGGTGTCCCTCCCATCCATCCTGCTCCTCATCATCCCGGGATTCACCTACGGCCGCATCCTCATCGGCCTCGCGCGCCGGATCAGGGAGCAGTACTCCCGCCCCGGCGCCATCGCCGAGCAGGCCGTGTCGTCGGTGCGCACCGTGTACTCGTTCGCGGCGGAGCGGGACACCCTGGCGCGGTTCTCGGCCGCGCTCGAGGAGTCGGCGAGGCTGGGCATCAAGCAGGGCCTCGCCAAGGGCGTCGCCATCGGCAGCAACGGCATCACCTTCGCCATCTGGGCATTCAACGTGTGGTACGGCAGCCGCCTCGTCATGTACCACGGCTACAAGGGCGGCACCGTCTTCGCCGTctccgccgccatcgtcgtcggaggCCT GGCGCTGGGGTCGGGACTGTCCAACCTCAAGTACTTCTCGGAGGCGAGCGCGGCGGGAGAGAGGGTCCTGGAGGTGATCCGGCGGGTGCCCAAGATCGACTCCGCGAGCGATGCCGGAGAGGAACTAGCCAACGTGGCCGGCGATGTGGAATTCAAGAACGTGGAGTTCTGCTACCCGTCGCGGCCGGAGAGCCCCATCTTCACAAGTTTCAGCCTGCGCGTGCCGGCGGGGCGCACCGCGGCGCTGGTGGGAAGCAGCGGGTCCGGCAAGTCGACGGTGGTGGCGCTGCTGGAGAGGTTCTACGACCCGTCGGCGGGGGAGGTGGCGCTGGACGGCGTGGACATCCGGCGGCTGCGGCTCAAGTGGCTGCGCGCGCAGATGGGGCTGGTCAGCCAGGAGCCGGCGCTGTTCGCCACGTCGATCATGGAGAACATACTGTTCGGCAAGGAGGACGCCACGCCGGAGGaggtcaccgccgccgccaaggccGCCAACGCGCACAACTTCATCTCGCAGCTGCCCCAGGGCTACGACACGCAG GTGGGTGAGCGTGGTGTCCAAATGTCTGGAGGACAGAAGCAGAGGATTGCTATTGCCAGAGCAATTCTGAAGTCACCCAAGATCCTCCTCCTTGATGAAGCCACCAGCGCACTGGACACTGAGTCAGAACGTGTTGTACAGGAGGCGCTTGACCTGGCCTCCGTGGGCCGTACGACTATTGTGGTTGCACATCGCCTCTCCACCATCCGCAATGCTGACATGATTGCTGTCATGCAATACGGCGAGGTCAAGGAGCTGGGCTCCCATGATGAGCTCATCGCCGATGAGAATGGCCTCTACTCGTCTCTTGTTCGCCTTCAGCAGACTAGAGAATCAAAAGAGGCTGATCAGGTCAGTGGAACTGGTAGTACTTCCGCTGTGGGGCAGTCCAGCAGCCACAGCATGAGCAGGAGATTCTCTGCGGTCAGCAGGTCAAGCTCGGCCCGGTCATTAGGTGATGCAGGTGATGTTGGAAACTCTGAGGAGCCAAAGCTTCCTCTGCCATCCTTCAGAAGGCTGCTTATGCTCAATGCACCAGAGTGGAGGCAGGCGCTTATGGGAAGCTTGAGTGCAATTGTGTTTGGAGGCATCCAGCCTGCTTATGCATACGCTCTGGGAAGCATGATCTCAGTCTACTTCTTGACAGATCATGATGAAATCAGGGATAAAACAAGGGCTTATGCACTCATCTTCGTCGCTCTTGCAGTGCTCTCATTCTTGATCAATATTGGACAGCACTACAACTTTGGTATCATGGGAGAATACCTCACCAAGAGGGTCAGGGAACAGATGCTCAAAAAAATCCTCACTTTTGAGATTGGTTGGTTCGACCGTGATGAGAACTCCAGTGGTGCCATATGCTCACAGCTTGCCAAGGAAGCCAATGTT gTGAGGTCTCTAGTGGGTGACCGAATGGCGCTGGTGATCCAGACAGTTTCTGCAGTGCTTATTGCTTGCACCATGGGTCTGGTCATTGCCTGGCGCCTGGCCCTTGTCATGATAGCAGTGCAGCCTCTCATCATTGTCTGCTTTTATGCTCGCCGTGTCTTACTCAAGAGCATGTCTAAGAAATCAATACAGGCACAATCTGAAAGTAGCAAGCTAGCTTCTGAGGCTGTCTCCAATCTCCGTACCATCACGGCCTTCTCGTCGCAGGGCCGCATCTTAGGCCTCTTCAACCAAGCACAGAATGGACCAAGAAAGGAAAGTATCCGGCAGTCGTGGATTGCGGGCCTTGGCCTCGGCACTTCCATGAGCCTGATGGTATGCACATGGGCGCTTGACTTCTGGTTTGGTGGCAGGCTCATAGCTGAGCACCACATTACTGCCAAGGCACTCTTCCAGACCTTCTTTATTCTAGTAAGCACAGGGCGTGTGATTGCTGATGCAGGTGCCATGACAACAGACCTAGCTAAGGGTGCTGATGCAATTGCTTCAGTGTTTGCTGTTCTTGACCGGGTAACAGAAATTGACCCTGACAGCCCCGAGGGACACAAGCCAGAGAAGATCAAAGGTGAGGTGGAGATCAGAGGAGTCGACTTTGCATACCCGTCAAGGCCAGATGTGATCATCTTCAAAGGATTCTCATTAAGCATTCAACCAGGCAAGTCCACAGCCCTGGTTGGGCAAAGTGGCTCAGGCAAGTCAACCATTATCGGGCTTATAGAGCGGTTCTACGACCCACTTAGGGGAATGGTAAAGATTGATGGAAGGGATATCAAAACATATAATCTTCGAGCCCTGCGACAGCACATTGGACTGGTCAGCCAGGAGCCAACTCTATTTGCAGGCACGATCAAGGAAAACATTGTGTATGGGACAGAAGCAGCAAGTGAGGCAGAAATTGAGAATGCAGCAAGGTCCGCCAATGCACATGACTTCATCAGCAACCTCAAGGATGGATATGACACATCGTGTGGTGAGAGAGGTGTTCAGCTGTCAGGAGGGCAGAAGCAGCGCATCGCAATTGCCCGTGCCATCCTGAAGAACCCAGCTATCTTGCTACTGGATGAGGCTACAAGTGCGCTGGACAGCCAGTCAGAGAAGGTGGTACAGGAGGCACTGGAGCGAGTGATGGTCGGCAGGACAAGCGTGGTGGTGGCACACAGGCTCAGCACAATCCAAAACTGTGACCTGATCACTGTGCTGGACAGAGGAATTGTTGTGGAGAAGGGCACACACTCATCCCTCATGTCAAAGGGTCTCTCCGGAACATATTATAGCTTGGTTAGTATGCAACAAGGAGGCAACCAGAACTGA